Proteins encoded together in one Terriglobales bacterium window:
- a CDS encoding alkaline phosphatase family protein: MSKKLASVSLLGMLLAVPLAFAVDGDRDDDRSKHLNDRKGIRHVLLISIDGMHAVDYQNCTKGGYCPNLAALGKTGVSYTNTSTSKPSDSFPGLMALVTGGTPRLVGAYYDVAYDRVLAPPATTTGNGNLAGPCVPGVPNGTTTEYEEGNDIDQSLLNGGAPGASLIDGGVNSLDPTTFPRDPFAGCSPVYPWNFIRANTIYGVIHKAGGYTAWSDKHAVYAAVSGPTGTSVPSNVDDYYAPDVNSNIIGLSGLTTADGLVCSVGGNAPDNNGGAWTDSFQNIRCYDQLKVNATLHQIDGKTHLGDKNAPVPNILGMNFQAVSVAQKLIETVGGVKVFGGYLDAAATPSPSLKTNITFVDDAIGQMTSELKKQGLLESTLFIVTAKHGQSPIDPTKFQELGKGITTTPATLLANAGFFPPPPIGGQSENPNTPGAIGPTEDDISLMWLGTGADTKAAVALLQANSSAIQAGTIFSGDSLEDMFDKPGIPPFGDPRTPDIIVQPVPGVIYTGSHKKQEEHGGFAHDDTNVMILLSNPNLGPKTVSTFVETRQVAPTILKALGLNPNRLDAVRKEGTEVLPGVEF; encoded by the coding sequence ATGTCAAAGAAGTTAGCTTCAGTGTCTCTGCTTGGCATGCTGCTTGCTGTTCCGCTTGCTTTCGCCGTAGACGGTGATCGGGACGATGATCGTTCGAAGCACCTCAATGATCGTAAAGGGATTCGCCACGTGTTGCTCATCAGCATCGACGGCATGCACGCAGTGGATTACCAGAATTGCACCAAGGGTGGCTATTGTCCGAATTTGGCGGCGCTCGGCAAAACGGGCGTGAGCTACACAAACACGTCCACTTCCAAGCCGTCAGATTCGTTTCCTGGATTGATGGCGCTGGTCACGGGCGGCACACCGCGTCTGGTGGGTGCTTATTATGACGTTGCTTACGACCGCGTTCTCGCCCCACCGGCTACTACCACTGGAAACGGCAATCTCGCCGGACCCTGTGTTCCCGGCGTGCCCAACGGTACCACCACGGAATATGAAGAAGGCAACGATATCGATCAGAGCCTGCTGAACGGCGGCGCACCCGGAGCCAGCCTGATTGATGGTGGCGTAAATTCTCTCGATCCCACCACATTCCCACGGGATCCGTTTGCCGGATGCTCCCCGGTTTACCCGTGGAATTTCATCCGCGCGAACACGATCTACGGTGTGATCCATAAAGCCGGCGGCTACACCGCCTGGTCGGACAAGCATGCCGTTTATGCAGCGGTTTCGGGACCGACTGGCACCTCTGTCCCCAGCAATGTCGATGATTACTATGCTCCCGACGTCAACTCCAACATTATCGGGCTCTCCGGCTTGACCACAGCCGACGGCCTTGTCTGTTCCGTCGGCGGAAATGCTCCCGACAACAACGGCGGCGCCTGGACCGACAGCTTCCAGAACATCCGCTGCTACGACCAGCTCAAGGTGAACGCCACCCTTCATCAGATCGATGGCAAGACCCACCTTGGCGACAAGAATGCTCCTGTACCGAATATTCTGGGCATGAACTTCCAGGCAGTAAGCGTCGCGCAAAAGCTAATCGAAACCGTCGGTGGAGTGAAGGTGTTCGGCGGCTACCTTGATGCGGCTGCCACTCCCAGTCCCAGTCTCAAGACCAACATTACCTTCGTGGACGATGCCATCGGACAGATGACATCGGAACTGAAAAAGCAAGGGCTGTTGGAGAGCACGTTGTTCATCGTTACGGCCAAGCACGGCCAATCGCCCATCGATCCAACCAAGTTCCAGGAACTCGGCAAGGGCATCACCACTACTCCGGCCACTCTCCTGGCCAACGCGGGATTTTTTCCGCCTCCGCCGATTGGAGGTCAATCGGAGAATCCCAATACGCCAGGTGCAATCGGGCCAACCGAGGACGATATATCCCTGATGTGGCTGGGTACCGGCGCCGATACGAAGGCTGCAGTGGCCCTGCTGCAAGCGAATAGCAGCGCTATTCAGGCCGGCACGATCTTCTCTGGAGACTCATTAGAAGATATGTTCGACAAGCCCGGAATTCCCCCATTCGGCGATCCGCGCACGCCCGACATTATCGTGCAACCGGTCCCCGGCGTGATTTATACCGGGAGTCACAAGAAGCAGGAAGAACACGGAGGGTTTGCTCATGACGACACCAACGTGATGATCCTGCTATCCAATCCCAATTTGGGACCGAAGACGGTGAGCACGTTCGTGGAAACCAGACAGGTTGCTCCTACCATCCTGAAAGCGCTCGGCCTTAATCCCAATCGCCTGGACGCAGTGCGGAAGGAAGGTACGGAGGTCCTACCGGGTGTGGAGTTTTAA